In Halorientalis sp. LT38, a genomic segment contains:
- a CDS encoding asparagine synthase C-terminal domain-containing protein translates to MDGVDRASVRAARESGDPLPGTGGFAGQLTDPGSGRSALVRDVLGRYPCFSESDDPGAWSFDPTDLSDPEPVPAGHVRTADGDERVWTLPDPPAATDDAAAVDAVRDAIAERTAAVDAEGLAVAFSGGVDSAILAARLDAPLYVVGFPDSQDVAAARSAAALLDRDLTVVELTHDDLERAVPEIVRATGRTNAMDVQIALPLYLVAQAVAADGYDRLAVGQGADELFGGYAKVAKAPDDPRLDAETVRGARREVVATLPDQLERDVLALRAAGVEPVAPLLHDRVVESALPLPGHMLVAEPGQGESRGESERKVALRRAASAWLPDEIARRDKKAVQYGSLVARELDRLARQAGFKRRMDDHVTKYVASLVE, encoded by the coding sequence ATCGACGGGGTCGACCGGGCCAGCGTCCGCGCGGCCCGCGAGTCCGGCGACCCACTCCCCGGCACTGGGGGCTTCGCGGGCCAACTCACGGACCCCGGTTCGGGGCGATCCGCCCTCGTCCGCGACGTCCTCGGCCGGTATCCCTGTTTCTCCGAATCCGACGACCCCGGCGCGTGGAGTTTCGACCCGACCGACCTGTCCGATCCCGAACCGGTTCCGGCGGGCCACGTCCGCACCGCCGACGGTGACGAGCGCGTCTGGACGCTGCCCGATCCGCCGGCGGCGACCGACGACGCCGCCGCCGTCGACGCGGTTCGGGACGCCATCGCCGAGCGGACCGCAGCCGTCGACGCCGAGGGCCTCGCTGTCGCCTTCTCTGGCGGCGTCGACTCGGCGATCCTCGCGGCCCGGCTGGACGCGCCGCTGTACGTGGTCGGCTTCCCGGACAGCCAGGACGTCGCGGCCGCCCGTTCGGCCGCCGCCCTGCTGGACCGCGACCTGACCGTCGTGGAGTTGACCCACGACGATCTGGAACGGGCCGTCCCGGAGATCGTCCGCGCGACCGGCCGGACCAACGCCATGGACGTCCAGATCGCGCTCCCGCTCTATCTCGTCGCCCAGGCCGTCGCCGCCGACGGGTACGACCGGCTGGCCGTCGGTCAGGGGGCCGACGAACTGTTCGGCGGCTACGCGAAGGTGGCGAAGGCACCCGACGATCCCCGCCTCGACGCCGAGACGGTCCGCGGCGCTCGCCGCGAGGTCGTAGCGACGCTGCCCGACCAGCTGGAACGCGACGTCCTCGCACTGCGCGCGGCGGGCGTCGAACCCGTCGCGCCGCTCTTGCACGATCGGGTGGTGGAGTCGGCGCTGCCGCTGCCCGGACACATGCTGGTGGCCGAACCCGGACAGGGCGAGTCACGAGGCGAGAGCGAACGGAAGGTCGCACTCCGCCGGGCCGCGAGCGCGTGGCTCCCCGACGAGATCGCGAGGCGGGACAAGAAAGCGGTCCAGTACGGGAGTCTGGTCGCCCGCGAACTCGACCGACTGGCCCGGCAGGCCGGGTTCAAGCGGCGGATGGACGACCACGTCACGAAGTACGTCGCATCGCTGGTCGAGTGA
- a CDS encoding transcription initiation factor IIB, with protein sequence MTDSTIREYTGERERSHERPTDENEEAESEREEPVVCPECGGSLVSDSERGETVCEDCGLVVSEDEVDPGPEWRAFDAAEKDEKSRVGAPTTNMMHDKGLSTNIGWQDKDAYGNSLSSRQREKMQRLRTWNERFRTRDSKERNLKQALGEIDRMASALGLPESVRETASVIYRRALDEDLLPGRSIEGVATSSLYAAARQAGTPRSLDEIEAVSRVDKDEIARTYRYVVRELSLEIQPADPESYVPRFASDLDLSEEVERRARELLSSAKEQGVHSGKSPVGLAAAAVYAASLLANEKVTQSAVSEVANISEVTIRNRYHELLEAEDTTPQ encoded by the coding sequence ATGACCGATTCCACCATCAGAGAGTACACGGGCGAGCGCGAGCGGTCGCACGAACGCCCGACGGACGAGAACGAGGAGGCCGAATCGGAGCGCGAAGAGCCGGTGGTCTGTCCGGAGTGTGGCGGGTCGCTGGTGAGCGATTCCGAACGGGGCGAGACGGTCTGTGAGGACTGCGGGCTCGTGGTCTCAGAGGACGAGGTCGACCCCGGCCCGGAGTGGCGCGCCTTCGACGCCGCGGAGAAAGACGAGAAGTCGCGGGTCGGCGCGCCCACGACGAACATGATGCACGACAAGGGCCTCTCGACCAACATCGGCTGGCAGGACAAGGACGCCTACGGCAATTCCCTGTCCTCGCGCCAGCGCGAGAAGATGCAGCGACTGCGAACCTGGAACGAGCGATTCCGGACGCGTGATTCGAAGGAGCGCAACCTCAAGCAGGCCCTCGGTGAGATCGATCGGATGGCCTCCGCGCTCGGCCTGCCCGAGAGCGTTCGCGAGACGGCCAGCGTCATCTACCGCCGCGCGCTCGACGAGGACCTCCTCCCCGGCCGCTCCATCGAGGGCGTGGCCACGTCCTCGCTGTACGCCGCGGCGCGGCAGGCGGGCACCCCGCGGAGCCTCGACGAGATCGAGGCCGTCTCCCGGGTCGACAAAGACGAGATCGCACGCACGTACCGCTACGTCGTGCGCGAACTCAGCCTGGAGATCCAGCCCGCCGACCCCGAGAGCTACGTTCCCCGCTTCGCCTCGGATCTCGACCTCTCCGAGGAGGTCGAACGCCGGGCCCGGGAACTGCTGAGCTCGGCGAAAGAGCAGGGCGTCCACTCCGGCAAGTCGCCGGTGGGACTCGCCGCGGCGGCCGTCTACGCCGCCTCGCTGCTGGCCAACGAGAAGGTGACCCAGTCGGCGGTCTCCGAGGTCGCGAACATCTCCGAGGTCACTATCCGAAACCGTTACCACGAGCTGCTGGAAGCCGAGGACACCACCCCGCAGTAG
- the gatC gene encoding Asp-tRNA(Asn)/Glu-tRNA(Gln) amidotransferase subunit GatC, whose product MSDSAVEPEDVRHVASLARVDLDDEEVDRFVEQFADILDYFETLDEVPEVDSETDLANVMRADEVRDSLTQDEALRNAPDSEDGFFKGPKVS is encoded by the coding sequence ATGAGCGATTCGGCCGTCGAACCCGAGGACGTCCGCCACGTCGCCTCGCTGGCCCGCGTCGACCTCGACGACGAGGAGGTCGACCGGTTCGTCGAGCAGTTCGCGGACATCCTCGACTACTTCGAGACGCTGGACGAGGTCCCCGAGGTCGACTCCGAGACGGACCTCGCGAACGTGATGCGGGCGGACGAGGTCCGCGACTCGCTGACCCAGGACGAGGCCCTGCGCAACGCCCCCGACAGCGAGGACGGCTTCTTCAAGGGGCCGAAGGTCTCCTGA
- the gatA gene encoding Asp-tRNA(Asn)/Glu-tRNA(Gln) amidotransferase subunit GatA has protein sequence MAHNAYITDERIEGSDDGPLDGRTVAVKDNISTAGVRTTCGSDLLSDYVPPYDATVVDRLTAAGATISGKTNMDEFGMGTTTETSAFGPTENPAAPGHVPGGSSGGSAAAVAAGEADLALGTDTGGSVRCPAAFCGVVGIKPTYGLVSRYGLIAYANSLEQIGPIAPSVEEAAELLEVIAGPDDHDATTRDPAVEGADTDYAGAADGDVEGMEIGIPTELVDGADDEVVETFWDAIDELEAQGASYHEVDLPSVEHAVEAYYVIAMSEASSNLARFDGVRYGPEPEYEGNWNEEFAGVREEGFGEEVKRRILLGTYALSAGYHDKYYKKAQDARAWVKQDFDDALTEADVLASPTMPVPPMEMGESLDDPLTMYLADANTTPVNLANLPAISVPAGETDDGLPVGLQFVGPAFGEVDIIRAGSALA, from the coding sequence ATGGCGCACAACGCCTACATCACCGACGAGCGCATCGAGGGGAGCGACGACGGCCCACTCGACGGGCGGACCGTCGCCGTCAAGGACAACATCTCCACCGCTGGCGTCCGGACCACCTGCGGGTCGGACTTGCTCTCCGACTACGTGCCGCCCTACGACGCGACGGTCGTCGACCGCCTGACCGCCGCCGGGGCGACGATCAGCGGCAAGACCAACATGGACGAGTTCGGGATGGGGACGACGACCGAGACCTCGGCGTTCGGCCCGACCGAGAACCCCGCCGCACCGGGGCACGTCCCCGGCGGCTCCTCCGGCGGCTCCGCGGCAGCGGTCGCGGCCGGCGAAGCCGACCTCGCACTGGGGACCGACACTGGGGGCTCCGTCCGCTGTCCCGCCGCGTTCTGCGGCGTCGTCGGCATCAAGCCCACCTACGGGCTGGTCTCCCGGTACGGCCTGATCGCCTACGCCAACTCGCTCGAACAGATCGGCCCGATCGCCCCGTCCGTCGAGGAAGCCGCCGAGTTGCTGGAAGTGATCGCCGGCCCGGACGACCACGACGCGACGACCCGCGATCCCGCGGTGGAGGGCGCCGACACCGACTACGCGGGTGCCGCGGACGGCGACGTGGAGGGTATGGAGATCGGGATTCCGACGGAACTGGTCGACGGCGCCGACGACGAGGTAGTCGAGACGTTCTGGGACGCCATCGACGAACTGGAGGCGCAGGGAGCCAGCTACCACGAGGTGGACCTGCCCTCCGTCGAGCACGCCGTCGAGGCCTACTACGTCATCGCGATGTCCGAGGCGTCCTCGAACCTGGCGCGGTTCGACGGCGTCCGCTACGGTCCCGAACCGGAGTACGAGGGCAACTGGAACGAGGAGTTCGCCGGCGTCCGCGAGGAGGGCTTCGGCGAGGAGGTCAAACGCCGAATCTTGCTGGGTACCTACGCCCTCTCCGCCGGGTACCACGACAAGTACTACAAGAAGGCCCAGGACGCCCGCGCGTGGGTGAAACAGGACTTCGACGACGCGCTCACCGAGGCGGACGTGCTGGCCTCGCCGACGATGCCCGTCCCGCCGATGGAGATGGGCGAGAGCCTGGACGATCCGCTGACGATGTACCTGGCCGACGCCAACACGACCCCGGTCAACCTGGCGAACCTGCCCGCCATCTCCGTCCCCGCGGGCGAGACCGACGACGGACTCCCCGTGGGACTGCAGTTCGTCGGGCCCGCGTTCGGGGAAGTCGATATTATCCGCGCCGGCAGCGCGCTGGCGTAA
- a CDS encoding cation:proton antiporter, translating into MGAYETGLIIVGIALLGTVVLPRLLEHRPLSFPIIYVGVGYLLFAVVPGTPVLDPIQNSALVERLTEFVVIISLMGAGLKIDRPFSTRTWAATWRLLGIALPLTAGLMALLAWQFLGLLPATAILLGAVVAPTDPVLASGVEAGAPLTELEEEQDPRYEWGSVRFALTSEAGFNDGLAFPLTNLAIAAAGASLAAGASRAWLAEWVLVDVLFKIGVGTVLGYLIGELVARVLFRLPATGGVVDIIGGEEEVMAGVEALAATLIAYGVTEVLGGYGFIAVFVAALTLRRFEWEHDYYLELHDFAVVVERITMATVLVLFGGTIAGGLLWPLTPIEALVGLALLLVVRPVTGVLSFVGTSASWPERAVIGFFGIRGIGSFYYLSHALAESSFREIELIVAAEELWAFVGFVVLASILLHGVSASPVMDRLDRWQ; encoded by the coding sequence ATGGGAGCCTACGAGACCGGACTGATCATCGTCGGGATCGCACTCCTTGGGACCGTGGTCTTGCCGCGACTGCTCGAACATCGGCCGCTCTCATTCCCGATCATCTACGTCGGTGTTGGCTATCTCCTGTTCGCCGTCGTTCCCGGGACGCCCGTGCTCGATCCGATCCAGAACTCCGCCCTGGTCGAACGACTCACCGAGTTCGTCGTGATAATCTCGCTGATGGGCGCCGGGCTGAAGATCGACCGGCCGTTCTCGACCCGGACGTGGGCCGCCACCTGGCGCCTGCTCGGGATCGCCCTGCCGCTCACCGCGGGACTCATGGCGCTGCTCGCGTGGCAGTTCCTCGGTCTGCTCCCCGCGACCGCGATCCTGCTCGGGGCCGTCGTCGCGCCGACCGACCCGGTGCTCGCCTCCGGGGTCGAAGCCGGGGCGCCCCTGACGGAACTCGAAGAGGAACAGGACCCCCGCTACGAGTGGGGGTCGGTTCGCTTCGCGCTCACCTCGGAGGCCGGCTTCAACGACGGCCTCGCCTTTCCGCTCACGAACCTCGCGATCGCCGCCGCCGGAGCGTCGCTCGCGGCGGGTGCGTCCCGGGCCTGGCTGGCTGAGTGGGTGCTCGTCGATGTCCTCTTCAAGATCGGGGTCGGCACCGTCCTCGGGTATCTGATCGGGGAACTCGTCGCCCGCGTTCTGTTCCGGTTGCCCGCAACCGGGGGCGTCGTCGACATCATCGGCGGTGAGGAGGAGGTGATGGCGGGGGTCGAAGCGCTCGCCGCGACGCTGATCGCCTACGGCGTGACCGAGGTCCTCGGCGGGTACGGCTTCATCGCCGTCTTCGTCGCCGCGCTCACGCTGCGGCGCTTCGAGTGGGAACACGACTACTACCTGGAGCTGCACGACTTCGCGGTCGTCGTCGAACGGATCACGATGGCGACGGTCCTCGTGCTATTCGGGGGGACGATCGCCGGCGGCCTCCTGTGGCCGCTGACCCCGATCGAGGCGCTCGTCGGACTGGCACTGCTGCTCGTCGTCCGCCCGGTGACGGGCGTCCTCAGCTTCGTCGGCACCTCGGCGTCGTGGCCCGAGCGGGCCGTGATCGGATTCTTCGGGATCCGCGGCATCGGTTCCTTTTACTACCTCTCGCACGCCCTGGCGGAGTCCTCGTTCCGGGAGATCGAACTCATCGTCGCGGCCGAGGAGCTCTGGGCGTTCGTCGGGTTCGTCGTCCTCGCGTCGATCCTCCTGCACGGCGTCAGCGCGAGCCCCGTCATGGACAGGCTCGACCGCTGGCAGTGA
- a CDS encoding MBL fold metallo-hydrolase — MGIGDTSRVETGGCTDLYYVDPGVYEVPGHTSVYVLDAERPAIVETGIGKHTDRVLSAIDDLGIGREEIEVIALTHVHLDHAGGAGTLAEACPNAEVVVHDRGAPHLADPSTLVAGTKQVVGESGWQFYAEPDPVPEDRIRTVTDGDAVDLGDHRLAVHHAPGHATHQTVLHDPANDAVFTADVLGCFYDPLDAARVATPPPTFDLDQCLADVDLLREIGAETLLYSHFGPRQADGALDAYADVLKAWVARVAQARRRHEDDRAAFKFLLEQNDVPGGWSDDLEYGELRMNFSGAVTYLDRQDATAAADGRERPPAE; from the coding sequence ATGGGGATTGGTGACACGAGCCGAGTGGAGACGGGGGGTTGTACCGATCTGTACTACGTCGACCCAGGGGTGTACGAGGTCCCGGGTCACACCTCGGTGTACGTGCTGGACGCCGAGCGGCCGGCTATCGTCGAAACCGGGATCGGCAAGCACACCGATCGCGTCCTCTCGGCGATCGACGACCTGGGGATCGGTCGCGAGGAGATCGAGGTGATCGCGCTCACCCACGTCCACCTCGATCACGCCGGCGGGGCCGGAACCCTCGCCGAAGCGTGCCCGAACGCCGAGGTGGTCGTCCACGACCGGGGCGCACCGCACCTGGCCGATCCGTCGACGCTCGTCGCCGGGACGAAGCAGGTGGTCGGCGAGAGCGGGTGGCAGTTCTACGCCGAGCCGGATCCGGTGCCCGAAGACCGGATCCGGACGGTGACCGACGGCGACGCGGTCGATCTGGGCGACCACCGCTTGGCGGTCCACCACGCGCCCGGACACGCGACCCACCAGACGGTGCTCCACGACCCCGCCAACGACGCGGTGTTCACCGCCGACGTGCTGGGCTGTTTCTACGACCCGCTCGACGCCGCCCGGGTGGCGACGCCGCCGCCGACGTTCGATCTGGACCAGTGTCTGGCGGACGTCGACCTGCTCCGCGAGATCGGCGCCGAGACGCTGCTGTACAGCCACTTCGGCCCGCGCCAGGCAGACGGCGCGCTCGACGCCTACGCCGACGTGCTGAAGGCGTGGGTGGCGCGGGTCGCCCAGGCCCGACGCCGACACGAGGACGACCGCGCGGCCTTCAAGTTCCTGCTGGAGCAAAACGACGTGCCCGGCGGCTGGAGCGACGACCTGGAGTACGGCGAACTCCGGATGAACTTCTCGGGCGCGGTGACGTACCTCGATCGGCAGGACGCGACGGCGGCCGCGGACGGACGAGAGCGCCCGCCCGCCGAGTGA
- a CDS encoding helix-turn-helix transcriptional regulator, which produces MVTPETELTEDERSGLELVRETGGIHQSEFWKDLDVSSRKGSRIVESLFDKGLIQREETVYEGHNTYHLTPAPRDLDFSLLMAGDMLSPFIGDEEVDPHSDAFSQWVMNLAYEE; this is translated from the coding sequence ATGGTTACGCCCGAGACGGAGCTCACCGAGGACGAGCGGAGCGGCCTGGAACTCGTCAGGGAGACCGGCGGCATCCACCAGAGCGAGTTCTGGAAGGACCTCGACGTCTCCTCGCGGAAGGGCAGTCGCATCGTCGAGTCCCTCTTCGACAAGGGCCTCATCCAGCGCGAGGAGACCGTCTACGAGGGACACAACACCTACCACCTCACGCCCGCGCCGCGAGACCTCGACTTCTCGCTCCTGATGGCCGGCGACATGCTCTCGCCCTTCATCGGCGACGAGGAGGTCGACCCGCACTCCGACGCCTTCTCCCAGTGGGTCATGAACCTCGCTTACGAGGAGTAA
- a CDS encoding NRDE family protein: protein MCTLVLAWQVFADTPVAVAANRDEQVDRPSEPPQLIDDEPAVVAPLDAEAGGTWIGHNEHGLFAGITNRWTDADLAGDRSRGLLVRDVLRQESAEDAARFVESEVRDHEFDGFNLVVADANAAVYLEWDGQFAVRNFQPGVHVVVNVGADGDVRIPEERAEAGRQQAENAGAVRTALQPEPGERAGEWMERAADVISDHEYGVCVHEDHFGTRSSSLVTIGPEGSRHRFADGPPCETEYRRVESQL, encoded by the coding sequence GTGTGCACGCTCGTTCTCGCCTGGCAGGTGTTCGCCGACACGCCCGTCGCCGTCGCGGCCAACCGCGACGAGCAGGTCGACCGGCCCTCCGAACCCCCGCAGCTAATCGACGACGAACCGGCCGTCGTCGCGCCGCTGGACGCCGAGGCCGGCGGAACCTGGATCGGGCACAACGAACACGGCCTCTTCGCGGGGATCACCAATCGCTGGACCGACGCTGACCTGGCTGGCGACCGCTCTCGCGGCCTGCTCGTCCGGGACGTCCTCCGGCAGGAGAGCGCAGAAGACGCCGCCCGATTCGTCGAGAGCGAAGTCCGGGACCACGAGTTCGACGGGTTCAACCTCGTCGTCGCGGACGCGAACGCGGCGGTGTACCTGGAGTGGGACGGCCAGTTCGCGGTCCGGAACTTCCAGCCCGGCGTCCACGTCGTCGTCAACGTCGGCGCCGACGGCGACGTCCGGATCCCCGAGGAGCGGGCCGAGGCCGGCCGGCAGCAGGCGGAGAACGCCGGGGCGGTCCGGACCGCCCTCCAGCCCGAACCCGGCGAGCGAGCCGGCGAGTGGATGGAGCGGGCGGCAGACGTCATCTCGGACCACGAGTACGGCGTCTGCGTCCACGAGGACCACTTCGGCACCCGGTCGTCGTCGCTGGTGACGATCGGTCCCGAGGGGAGCCGCCACCGGTTCGCGGACGGCCCGCCCTGCGAGACCGAGTATCGTCGCGTCGAAAGCCAACTTTAA
- the fer gene encoding ferredoxin Fer: MASPYDVLGLEPDADDAAVRDAYRQRVKEAHPDHGGSAGEFRRVKRAYERIKNGWEPDGEGRELGSENGGPTDDGREEPDPEPAGNRVEYLDYEVLTDHGWELTDDDLFEKAARAGLDEEAFGELRVESNQSLLEAAEDDGHAWPFACRGGACTNCAVAVLDGEVPPPTSHVLPQEMVDRGIRLSCISAPVTADTQVVFNVKYLPGVNELLLPASRFEGASTTD; this comes from the coding sequence GTGGCTTCCCCATACGACGTGCTCGGTCTCGAGCCGGACGCGGACGACGCGGCCGTCCGCGACGCCTACCGGCAGCGGGTGAAAGAGGCACACCCCGACCACGGCGGCTCCGCCGGCGAGTTCCGGCGCGTCAAACGGGCCTACGAACGGATCAAGAACGGGTGGGAGCCCGACGGCGAGGGTCGCGAACTGGGTTCCGAAAACGGCGGTCCGACGGACGACGGACGCGAGGAGCCCGACCCAGAACCGGCGGGCAACCGCGTCGAGTACCTCGACTACGAGGTCCTGACCGATCACGGCTGGGAACTGACCGACGACGACCTCTTCGAGAAGGCCGCCCGGGCCGGCCTCGACGAGGAGGCCTTCGGCGAGTTGCGCGTCGAGTCCAACCAGTCGCTGCTCGAGGCGGCCGAGGACGACGGCCACGCCTGGCCGTTCGCCTGCCGCGGCGGGGCCTGCACCAACTGCGCGGTCGCGGTCCTCGACGGCGAGGTCCCGCCGCCGACCAGCCACGTCCTCCCCCAGGAGATGGTCGACCGCGGCATCCGCCTCTCATGCATCAGCGCCCCCGTCACGGCGGACACGCAGGTCGTCTTCAACGTCAAGTACCTCCCCGGCGTCAACGAACTCCTCCTGCCGGCCAGCCGGTTCGAGGGCGCGTCGACGACCGACTGA